In Rattus rattus isolate New Zealand chromosome 3, Rrattus_CSIRO_v1, whole genome shotgun sequence, one genomic interval encodes:
- the Lrrc70 gene encoding leucine-rich repeat-containing protein 70, with the protein MMAWHKVTTSGKPLESTVPESNTIWEPVRTSPASRSFQESTLGNALEKTAVVPVQIQLTSVTLSPEKNAALPIDDSSVSGKTSLICTQEVEKLNEAFDFLLAFFILACILIIFLIYKVIQFKQKLKALEDSVENRLEYYSFYQSARYNVTASVCHTSPDSLESPGLQQIGLDKQIVPENGAQVILFEHSAL; encoded by the coding sequence ATGATGGCCTGGCATAAAGTAACCACAAGTGGGAAACCTTTGGAAAGCACTGTGCCGGAGAGCAATACCATCTGGGAACCGGTCCGAACTTCCCCGGCCAGTAGATCTTTTCAAGAGAGTACACTTGGTAATGCACTGGAGAAGACTGCAGTGGTGCCTGTGCAGATACAGCTCACATCTGTTACCTTGAGCCCGGAAAAAAACGCTGCTCTACCAATTGATGACTCTTCTGTGTCAGGAAAAACATCTCTAATTTGTACCCAAGAAGTTGAGAAGTTGAATGAGGCATTTGACTTTTTGCTAGCTTTTTTCATCTTAGCttgtattttaatcatttttttgaTCTACAAAGTTATTCAGtttaaacaaaaactaaaggCACTAGAAGACTCAGTGGAAAATAGACTTGAGTATTACAGCTTTTATCAATCAGCAAGGTACAATGTAACTGCCTCAGTTTGTCACACCTCTCCGGATTCTCTGGAAAGTCCTGGCTTACAACAGATTGGACTTGATAAACAAATTGTTCCTGAAAATGGGGCACAAGTTATTCTCTTTGAACATTCTGCTTTATGA